The following proteins come from a genomic window of Geminicoccaceae bacterium SCSIO 64248:
- a CDS encoding PQQ-dependent catabolism-associated beta-propeller protein, producing the protein MKIIATLPVLTACALGATASHAQTVYVSNERGNNISIIDASTNEVIETVPVGNRPRGIQLSPDGAFLYICASDDDTIQIMDTATNKIVGDLPSGPDPELLALSPDGSRIYAANEDDNMVTVIDAKTRQMVTEVQVGVEPEGMAVSHDGGTIINTSETTNMAHFIDAESHEITDNVLVDARPRFAQFTADDSELWVSAEIGGTVSVIDNATKQIKQKITFEIPGVPSEAVQPVGLRILSDGSKVYVALGPANRIAVVDAKTYEVLDYLLVGQRVWQLAFSPDESKLYTTNGVSNDVSVIDTASDEVTATIPVDSYPWGVDVKG; encoded by the coding sequence ATGAAGATCATCGCCACCCTCCCTGTGCTGACCGCCTGCGCGCTCGGCGCCACGGCCAGCCACGCCCAGACCGTCTATGTCTCGAACGAGCGCGGCAACAACATCAGCATCATCGATGCGTCGACCAACGAGGTCATCGAGACGGTGCCCGTGGGCAACCGGCCGCGCGGCATCCAGCTCAGCCCGGACGGAGCCTTCCTCTATATCTGCGCTTCCGACGACGACACGATCCAGATCATGGACACGGCCACGAACAAGATCGTGGGCGACCTGCCCTCGGGGCCCGATCCGGAACTGCTCGCCCTGTCGCCGGACGGCAGCCGCATCTACGCGGCGAACGAGGACGACAACATGGTCACGGTCATCGACGCGAAGACGCGCCAGATGGTCACCGAGGTGCAGGTCGGCGTCGAGCCCGAGGGCATGGCGGTCAGCCACGACGGCGGGACCATCATCAACACGTCCGAAACCACCAACATGGCGCATTTCATCGACGCCGAGAGCCACGAGATCACGGACAACGTCCTGGTCGACGCGCGGCCGCGCTTCGCCCAGTTCACGGCGGACGATTCCGAGCTCTGGGTCAGCGCGGAGATCGGCGGCACCGTGTCGGTGATCGACAACGCCACCAAGCAGATCAAGCAGAAGATCACCTTCGAGATCCCGGGCGTTCCCTCCGAGGCGGTCCAGCCGGTCGGCTTGCGCATCCTCTCGGACGGCAGCAAGGTCTATGTCGCCCTGGGGCCGGCCAACCGCATCGCCGTGGTCGATGCCAAGACCTATGAGGTCCTGGACTACCTCCTGGTCGGCCAGCGCGTTTGGCAGCTCGCCTTCTCGCCGGACGAGAGCAAGCTCTACACGACCAACGGCGTCAGCAACGACGTCTCGGTGATCGACACCGCCTCGGACGAGGTCACCGCGACGATACCGGTCGACAGCTATCCCTGGGGCGTTGACGTCAAGGGCTGA
- a CDS encoding ABC transporter substrate-binding protein: MLGAVMLFGVNDAALAQDNLQVRIGYITQQLPEPLPLSLAVPVLTDNGVMGARVGREDNATTGRFLKQDYELVEIVVPENGDVRQAFADALGQGIALFAVDLPADSLLTLAGEPEAAGALLFNVRAEDDRLRAETCLPNVFHTAPSRAMKADALAQYLVWKRWTRWFLLTGTRPEDVAFADAMRRAAERFGAEIVEDRPYTYEAGSRRTDTGHVQVQSQMPVATQNAAEHDVLVVADENEVFGEYVPYRTWDARPVVGTQGLFPATWNRNHEQWGGTQMQSRFESFAKRAMTERDYNAWIAVRAIGEAVTRTSSADPKALKAFLLGDQFGLGAFKGQALTFRRWNHQIREPILLTTARSLVSVSPQDGFLHQRTPLDTLGYDEPDSTCRLD; this comes from the coding sequence GTGCTCGGCGCCGTCATGCTGTTCGGCGTGAATGACGCGGCCCTGGCTCAGGACAATCTTCAGGTCCGGATCGGCTACATCACCCAACAGCTGCCAGAGCCCCTCCCTCTGTCGCTCGCCGTGCCGGTCCTCACGGACAACGGCGTCATGGGCGCCCGCGTCGGCCGGGAGGACAACGCGACGACCGGCCGGTTCCTCAAGCAGGATTACGAGCTCGTCGAGATCGTCGTGCCCGAGAACGGCGATGTCCGGCAGGCGTTCGCGGACGCGCTCGGCCAGGGCATCGCGCTTTTCGCCGTCGACCTGCCGGCCGATTCCCTGCTGACGCTGGCGGGCGAGCCCGAGGCGGCGGGCGCGCTTCTCTTCAACGTCCGCGCCGAGGACGATCGGCTGCGCGCCGAAACCTGCCTGCCCAACGTCTTCCACACGGCCCCGTCGCGCGCCATGAAGGCCGACGCCTTGGCCCAGTACCTCGTCTGGAAGCGCTGGACCCGATGGTTTCTCCTGACCGGCACGCGGCCCGAGGACGTCGCGTTCGCGGACGCCATGCGCCGCGCGGCCGAGCGCTTCGGCGCCGAGATCGTCGAGGACCGGCCCTACACCTACGAGGCCGGATCGCGGCGGACCGACACCGGTCACGTCCAGGTCCAGAGCCAGATGCCGGTCGCGACGCAGAACGCCGCGGAGCACGACGTCCTGGTCGTCGCCGACGAAAACGAGGTGTTCGGCGAGTACGTGCCGTACCGGACGTGGGACGCGCGGCCGGTCGTCGGGACGCAGGGCCTGTTTCCGGCGACCTGGAACCGCAACCACGAGCAGTGGGGCGGCACGCAGATGCAAAGCCGCTTCGAGAGCTTCGCCAAGCGCGCCATGACCGAGCGCGACTACAATGCCTGGATCGCCGTCCGCGCCATCGGCGAAGCGGTCACGCGGACGAGTTCGGCCGACCCGAAGGCGCTCAAGGCCTTCCTGCTCGGCGACCAGTTCGGCCTCGGCGCCTTCAAGGGCCAGGCGCTCACCTTCCGGCGCTGGAACCACCAGATCCGCGAGCCGATCCTCCTCACGACCGCACGCAGCCTCGTCTCGGTCTCCCCCCAGGACGGGTTCCTGCACCAGCGCACGCCCCTCGACACGCTGGGCTACGACGAACCGGATTCGACCTGCCGTCTCGACTGA
- the fghA gene encoding S-formylglutathione hydrolase: METVSTTKSFGGTNGVYRHAAETTGCDMTFAVYTPPGKGPFPVLYYLSGLTCTHANVMEKGGAQGHASKHGVVLVMPDTSPRGVNLPGEDDAYDFGSGAGFYVNATRAPWSKHYRMYDYVTSELPALIEKEFPVDPERMGVFGHSMGGHGALITAFKNPHRYKSVSAFAPIVAPTRVPWGHKAFAGYLGDEDKEAWRAWDATELLPGSGWSSPILIDQGTSDNFLKEQLRPELFEEVAKTVDVPLTLRLQDGYDHSYYFISTFMGDHIDHHAALLKA; this comes from the coding sequence ATGGAGACGGTCTCGACCACCAAGTCGTTCGGCGGCACCAACGGCGTCTACCGCCACGCCGCCGAGACCACCGGCTGCGACATGACCTTCGCGGTCTACACGCCGCCGGGCAAGGGCCCATTCCCGGTGCTGTACTATCTGTCCGGCCTGACCTGCACCCATGCCAACGTCATGGAGAAGGGCGGCGCCCAAGGCCACGCCTCGAAGCACGGCGTCGTCCTCGTGATGCCGGACACGAGCCCGCGCGGCGTCAACCTGCCGGGCGAGGACGACGCCTACGATTTCGGCTCGGGCGCCGGGTTCTACGTCAACGCCACCAGGGCGCCGTGGTCGAAGCACTACCGGATGTACGACTACGTCACCTCGGAACTGCCGGCGCTGATCGAGAAGGAGTTCCCGGTCGATCCCGAGCGGATGGGCGTGTTCGGCCACTCGATGGGCGGCCACGGGGCCCTGATCACCGCCTTCAAGAACCCGCATCGCTACAAGTCCGTGTCGGCCTTCGCGCCGATCGTGGCGCCGACCCGGGTGCCGTGGGGCCACAAGGCCTTCGCCGGCTATCTCGGCGACGAGGACAAGGAGGCCTGGCGCGCCTGGGACGCGACCGAGCTGCTGCCGGGCTCGGGCTGGTCGTCGCCGATCCTGATAGACCAGGGCACCTCCGACAATTTTCTGAAGGAGCAGCTCCGTCCGGAGCTGTTCGAGGAGGTGGCGAAGACGGTCGATGTGCCGCTGACCCTGCGGCTGCAGGACGGCTATGATCACAGCTACTATTTCATCTCGACCTTCATGGGCGATCACATCGACCATCATGCTGCTCTGCTCAAAGCGTAA
- a CDS encoding S-(hydroxymethyl)glutathione dehydrogenase/class III alcohol dehydrogenase — MEVRAAVAHKAGAPLTIETVELDGPRAGEVLIEVKATGICHTDAFTLSGEDPEGLFPAILGHEGAGIVVDVGPGVTSVKKGDHVIPLYTPECRNCKSCLHPKTNLCTAIRATQGKGLMPDGTSRFKIGGEQVFHYMGCSTFANYTVLPEIAVAKVREDAPFDKICYIGCGVTTGVGAVVYTAKVEPGSNVVVFGLGGIGLNVIQGAKMVGADKIIGVDLNPARKAMAEKFGMTHFVNPKEVEGDIVPHLVELTGGGADYSFECIGNVKTMRQALECCHRGWGKSVVIGVAGAGQEISTRPFQLVTGRVWAGSAFGGARGRTDVPKIVDWYMEGKINIDDLITHTMPLDKINEAFDLMHEGKSIRSVVIY, encoded by the coding sequence ATGGAAGTACGTGCTGCGGTTGCCCACAAGGCAGGAGCCCCGCTGACGATCGAGACGGTCGAGCTCGACGGCCCGCGCGCCGGCGAGGTCCTGATCGAGGTCAAGGCCACCGGCATCTGCCACACCGACGCGTTCACCTTGTCGGGCGAGGACCCCGAGGGCCTGTTCCCCGCCATTCTCGGGCATGAGGGGGCGGGCATCGTCGTCGATGTCGGGCCGGGCGTGACCAGCGTGAAGAAGGGCGATCACGTCATCCCCCTCTACACGCCGGAATGCCGCAACTGCAAAAGCTGCCTGCACCCGAAGACCAATCTCTGCACGGCGATCCGCGCGACCCAGGGCAAGGGCCTCATGCCGGACGGCACGTCGCGCTTCAAGATCGGCGGCGAGCAGGTCTTCCACTACATGGGCTGCTCGACCTTCGCGAACTACACCGTGCTGCCCGAGATCGCCGTCGCCAAGGTCCGCGAGGACGCGCCCTTCGACAAGATCTGCTATATCGGCTGCGGCGTGACCACCGGCGTCGGCGCGGTCGTCTACACCGCCAAGGTCGAGCCCGGCTCGAACGTCGTCGTCTTCGGTCTCGGCGGCATCGGCCTCAACGTGATCCAGGGCGCCAAGATGGTCGGCGCCGACAAGATCATCGGCGTCGATCTCAACCCGGCGCGCAAGGCGATGGCCGAGAAGTTCGGCATGACGCATTTCGTCAATCCGAAGGAGGTCGAGGGCGACATCGTCCCCCATCTCGTCGAGCTGACCGGCGGCGGCGCGGACTACAGCTTCGAGTGCATCGGCAACGTCAAGACCATGCGCCAGGCCCTGGAATGCTGCCATCGCGGCTGGGGCAAGTCGGTCGTCATCGGCGTCGCCGGCGCGGGCCAGGAGATCAGCACCCGCCCGTTCCAGCTCGTCACCGGCCGCGTCTGGGCCGGCAGCGCCTTCGGCGGCGCGAGGGGCCGGACCGACGTGCCGAAGATCGTCGACTGGTACATGGAGGGCAAGATCAACATCGACGACCTGATCACCCACACCATGCCGCTCGACAAGATCAACGAGGCCTTCGACCTGATGCACGAGGGCAAGTCGATCCGCAGCGTGGTGATCTACTGA